The Gracilinanus agilis isolate LMUSP501 unplaced genomic scaffold, AgileGrace unplaced_scaffold56890, whole genome shotgun sequence sequence CTGACCTCCTGGGATAAGTTTCCTCTCTGAGGTAAGCAGTAAAAACTGGGGCCAAAGCAAGATCCCCTGGCTCAGTGGAGGCAGATATTCCCTGGTGGCCTGAGTTCAATGGGAGCCAAACCCTCTTCCCCCATGCTCCTCACCTTTCTGGTTCTTCAGATGGAGGATCAGTCCTACACTGAGGAAGATCAGCCCCAGGACAAAGCCTCCAACTCCACTCACAAGTTTGCTCTGCGCAGATCCAGACTGCGCCCCTGCAGAGAACATGCTTTGGGGTCACCCCTTCTCAggcctctccctcccaccctcaatCAGTGCATCCACCAGTGATATAAAACCTCAGGGCCCAGCCTGGTTTGGAGTCACTAAGAAATAGAGGTAATCAGGGCCAGAAGCCTGGATTCCATCTtcactggaggaagaaatggaagtaaaaagGCCAGGTGGGTTCAGGGTTGAGGCAGGGAGGATGACTGTCTGCTTCTCTGAGGACATTTCCCATCTCGTGATCCCAGAGATGTCTAAAGACTGAGTTCCCAGAGGTAAAGATGACCTCTCCTGGGGGAGGGACATTCAGGGGAATTGGGGAAGGATGAAGATTTGTCAGGTTCTCCCAGCTGAGCAATAAGTGTTTCCAGAAAGCCCCCAGACTCAGGGGATGCTCCATGGTGCAGGCAGGGAGCTCTGCTGGGAGAGGGAGTAGAATGCACATGACCAGGGCTTAGGAGGGGTGTCTGTGGGAACATTTGCTGAAGGACTCCAGAGCTGTAGAACCCTGTCCTGGGTGCAGGGAGGGggcaggctgggccagagggagGGAATTGGCTCTCACTCCATTCCACAGCGATGGGGCTCCGGAGGCTGGCATGCTCCACACTGCAGGTGTAGACGTCTCTGCTCTGGGGAATCACCTCCAACATGACCAGGGTCTGATAG is a genomic window containing:
- the LOC123256198 gene encoding DLA class II histocompatibility antigen, DR-1 beta chain-like, with translation MLEVIPQSRDVYTCSVEHASLRSPIAVEWRAQSGSAQSKLVSGVGGFVLGLIFLSVGLILHLKNQKGHAGPQPAGLLR